Proteins encoded together in one Deltaproteobacteria bacterium window:
- a CDS encoding TIGR00159 family protein → MLELLANFRIQDAIDIAIIAFVVYHIIDLIRGTRAAQMLIGLAVVFITYLSSQYFDLYTLNWILDNFLSSFLLLIVVIFQNDIRRALAQVGAGSLFGADRRLQHQEVEEVIRSVVALAAKRVGALIVFQREVGLNEYIEVGTRLDARVSRELMLSIFTPSSPIHDGALIIQKGHITAAGCFLPLTTNPNVSKTLGTRHRAAIGLTEETDAVVIVVSEEEGSISMVREGRITRDLDAGTLRATLLKLLAP, encoded by the coding sequence ATGCTGGAGCTGTTGGCCAACTTCCGCATTCAAGACGCGATCGACATCGCCATCATCGCGTTCGTGGTCTACCACATCATCGACCTCATCCGTGGTACCCGTGCCGCCCAGATGCTCATCGGGCTGGCGGTCGTCTTTATCACTTACCTCTCGTCCCAGTACTTCGACCTCTACACCCTCAACTGGATCCTCGATAACTTCCTCAGCTCCTTCCTGCTGCTGATCGTGGTGATCTTCCAGAACGACATCCGGCGGGCGTTGGCCCAGGTGGGTGCCGGCTCGCTCTTCGGCGCCGATCGCCGCCTGCAGCACCAGGAGGTCGAGGAGGTGATCCGTTCCGTGGTCGCCCTGGCCGCCAAACGCGTCGGCGCCCTTATCGTCTTCCAGCGCGAAGTCGGCTTGAACGAATACATCGAGGTTGGCACGCGCTTGGACGCCCGCGTCAGCCGCGAGCTGATGCTCAGCATCTTCACCCCGAGCTCCCCCATCCACGACGGCGCCTTGATTATCCAGAAGGGGCACATCACCGCCGCCGGCTGCTTTCTGCCGCTGACCACCAATCCCAACGTCAGCAAGACGCTCGGCACGCGCCACCGTGCCGCCATCGGCCTCACCGAGGAGACCGATGCCGTCGTTATCGTGGTCTCGGAAGAGGAAGGCAGCATTTCGATGGTGCGTGAAGGCCGGATCACCCGCGACCTCGATGCCGGCACTCTGCGCGCCACCCTACTAAAACTGCTGGCGCCATGA
- a CDS encoding ATP-dependent metallopeptidase FtsH/Yme1/Tma family protein produces the protein MNQVSRNVALWLVLGLMFLLLFNLFNKQQAREPDIVFSDFVTAVDKGDVTEVTIQGSNIKGKFHNGERFKTFAPDDPELIKMLRAKGVKITAKPEDSDPWYVTILLQWFPMLLLIGVWIFFMRQMQVGGGKAMSFGKSRAKLLAENQQKVTFTDVAGIDEAKEEIEEIIAFLKDPKKFTKLGGRIPKGVLLVGAPGTGKTLLARAIAGEAGVPFFSISGSDFVEMFVGVGASRVRDLFVQGKKNAPCIIVIDEIDAVGRHRGAGLGGGHDEREQTLNQLLVEMDGFEANEGVILIAATNRPDVLDPALLRAGRFDRRVVVPRPDVKGREGILRVHTRKVPLAEDVDLPTLARGTPGFAGADLENLVNEAALLAARNGLERVAMSDFELAKDKVMMGTERRSMIISLEERRNTAYHEAGHALVAKLIPGTDPIHKVTIIPRGTALGLTQQLPIDERHTYSRAYLLNSLTILFGGRVAEELVLQHMTTGAGNDIEKATELARRMICEWGMSDKLGPMTFGKKNEEIFLGRDFTQVQDYSEETAREIDDEVRRIIQASYQIARDLLETNLDVLHKIAESLLEKEVLDGGEIDEILRTARGSNGAVPLSAAGGDARA, from the coding sequence AACCAAGTCTCGCGTAACGTCGCCTTGTGGCTCGTATTGGGCCTCATGTTCCTGTTGCTCTTCAACTTATTCAACAAGCAGCAGGCCAGAGAGCCGGATATCGTATTCAGCGACTTCGTCACCGCCGTGGACAAGGGCGACGTGACCGAGGTCACCATCCAAGGCAGCAACATCAAGGGCAAGTTTCACAACGGCGAACGCTTCAAGACCTTCGCGCCCGACGACCCGGAGCTGATCAAGATGCTGCGGGCCAAGGGCGTCAAGATCACCGCCAAGCCCGAGGACAGCGACCCGTGGTACGTTACCATCCTGCTGCAATGGTTCCCGATGCTGCTGCTTATCGGCGTGTGGATCTTCTTCATGCGGCAGATGCAGGTGGGCGGCGGCAAGGCCATGTCGTTCGGGAAGAGCCGCGCCAAGCTGCTGGCCGAGAATCAACAGAAGGTCACCTTCACCGATGTCGCCGGCATCGACGAGGCCAAGGAAGAAATCGAAGAGATCATCGCCTTCCTCAAGGACCCGAAGAAGTTCACCAAGCTCGGCGGCCGCATTCCCAAGGGGGTGTTGCTGGTGGGCGCACCCGGCACCGGCAAGACCTTGCTGGCGCGGGCGATCGCGGGCGAAGCCGGCGTGCCGTTCTTCTCTATCAGTGGCTCGGACTTCGTTGAGATGTTCGTCGGCGTCGGCGCCTCGCGCGTGCGCGATCTCTTCGTTCAAGGTAAGAAGAACGCCCCCTGTATCATCGTCATCGACGAGATCGATGCCGTCGGCCGCCATCGCGGCGCCGGCCTCGGGGGCGGACACGACGAGCGCGAACAAACGCTCAACCAGTTGCTGGTCGAGATGGACGGCTTTGAAGCCAATGAAGGGGTCATCCTAATCGCCGCCACCAACCGTCCCGACGTGCTCGATCCCGCCCTGCTGCGCGCCGGCCGCTTCGATCGCCGCGTCGTGGTACCGCGACCCGACGTGAAGGGACGCGAAGGCATCCTGCGCGTCCACACCCGCAAGGTGCCGCTGGCCGAGGACGTCGATCTGCCGACGCTGGCACGGGGAACACCGGGCTTCGCCGGCGCCGATCTGGAAAATCTGGTCAATGAAGCCGCTCTGCTGGCTGCCCGCAACGGCCTCGAACGGGTGGCGATGAGCGACTTCGAGTTGGCCAAAGACAAGGTGATGATGGGCACCGAGCGCCGCAGCATGATCATCAGCCTCGAAGAGCGCCGTAACACCGCCTATCACGAAGCCGGGCATGCGCTGGTGGCCAAGCTGATCCCGGGCACCGACCCGATCCACAAGGTTACCATTATCCCCCGCGGCACGGCGCTCGGCCTAACCCAACAGCTGCCCATCGACGAACGGCACACCTATTCGCGCGCGTACTTGCTCAACAGCCTGACGATTCTCTTCGGCGGCCGTGTGGCCGAGGAATTGGTCTTGCAGCACATGACCACCGGCGCCGGCAATGACATCGAAAAGGCCACCGAGCTGGCCCGGCGCATGATCTGCGAGTGGGGCATGAGCGACAAGCTCGGCCCGATGACCTTCGGCAAGAAGAACGAGGAGATCTTCCTCGGCCGCGATTTCACCCAGGTGCAGGATTACTCCGAGGAGACCGCGCGCGAAATCGACGACGAAGTGCGCCGGATCATCCAGGCCAGCTACCAGATCGCCCGTGATCTGCTGGAAACCAACCTCGACGTGCTGCACAAGATTGCCGAAAGCTTGCTGGAAAAGGAAGTGCTCGACGGCGGCGAAATCGATGAGATCCTGCGCACCGCTCGCGGTAGCAACGGAGCCGTACCCTTGAGCGCCGCCGGCGGCGATGCCCGGGCCTGA